From Solea senegalensis isolate Sse05_10M linkage group LG19, IFAPA_SoseM_1, whole genome shotgun sequence, the proteins below share one genomic window:
- the si:dkey-208k4.2 gene encoding P43 5S RNA-binding protein-like, translating to MDGVRAGKPACSAPPPPPPRQTFKCSHAECRATFTRQWKLKQHETVHTGARPCQCAVEGCGRRFARKSHLSRHMLQHKGVKQYKCKFATCTKSFFNPSKLKRHVGFAHGEKNKYFKCNQPNCSLTFKKRRLFKLHLQKHDVPAVFKCRTNRCTAKFDSHIARKAHEKKHAGYHCPRDECQVVAHTWGKLNKHMAKHPATFTCQVCKKVFKKADALRRHKWTHASHKPVLVCPRNDCQAYFSTTFNLQHHIRKVHLELLRYKCSFPDCPRIFAMRESMNRHLLHHDPSATTLKKRQRAKKSWQKRLNGSHQPHVEENLRRLFALRMRVSRRTKVETNLSGLFNERKIPHYVDPEVNLRNLFRIKQARPVEKPEVVPPKC from the exons ATGGACGGTGTTCGCGCAGGGAAACCCGCCTGTAGcgcgccgccaccgccgccgccgcgacAAACTTTCAAGTGCTCCCACGCTGAATGTAGAGCCACTTTCACCAGGCAGTGGAAACTGAAGCAGCATGAGACTGTGCACACCGGCGCG CGCCCGTGCCAGTGCGCAGTTGAGGGATGTGGTCGCAGATTCGCCAGGAAATCCCACCTGAGCCGCCACATGCTGCAGCACAAAGGAGTGAAGCAATACAA ATGCAAATTTGCCACCTGTACAAAGAGCTTCTTCAACCCCAGCAAACTGAAAAGACACGTTGGTTTTGCCCacggagagaaaaacaaatacttcaAG TGTAACCAACCAAACTGCTCCTTAACCTTTAAAAAGCGCAGGCTGTTTAAGCTGCACTTACAGAAGCATGACGTTCCTGCTGTGTTCAA GTGTAGGACGAATAGATGCACTGCCAAGTTTGATTCCCATATCGCCCGCAAAGCCCATGAGAAGAAGCATGCAG GTTACCACTGCCCCCGTGACGAATGCCAGGTGGTTGCCCACACCTGGGGGAAACTTAACAAGCACATGGCCAAACATCCAG cCACATTTACGTGCCAGGTGTGCAAGAAGGTGTTTAAGAAAGCGGACGCTCTACGGAGGCACAAGTGGACCCACGCTTCCCACAAGCCCGTCCTGGTCTGTCCCAGGAATGACTGCCAAGCCTACTTCTCCACGACCTTCAACCTACAGCACCACATCCGCAAGGTTCACCTCGAGCTCCTCAGATACAAATGCTCCTTCCCCGACTGCCCGCGCATATTTGCTATGCGG GAGAGTATGAACAGACACCTGCTTCACCATGACCCGAGCGCCACCACTCTGAAG AAACGTCAGCGGGCCAAGAAGTCCTGGCAGAAGCGTTTGAATGGCAGCCATCAGCCCCATGTGGAGGAAAACCTGCGCCGCCTCTTCGCCCTGCGCATGCGAGTCTCCAGACGCACCAAAGTAGAAACCAACCTCTCGGGCCTCTTCAACGAACGCAAGATCCCTCATTACGTCGACCCAGAAGTTAACCTGCGCAACCTGTTTCGCATCAAACAGGCGCGTCCTGTGGAGAAACCTGAGGTCGTGCCaccaaaatgttaa